A region of Chelonia mydas isolate rCheMyd1 chromosome 7, rCheMyd1.pri.v2, whole genome shotgun sequence DNA encodes the following proteins:
- the CD248 gene encoding endosialin, with protein sequence MLCLWLLLTGLVGPVRGAWPGPEAAWPGLEAACSPEGCYVVFFQRRSFLESWRSCRERGGNLATLKRHEEAAQVAELLQATGPGTGQQRLFWIGLQRQPRQCFPQRPLRGFTWTTGDQDTLYTNWARAEPAGGAACSASRCVVLSYGPAVQENFQWLEGSCTLPVDGFLCHFGFAGMCHGLATEETGPVSYTTPFGRVSSALSHIPFGTVASVACGNAAPVSVLCMQQDDGAVGWSKEEPLCGEEQGDWCEGDNGGCQQLCVDEGPSYSCECHAGHTLLPDGHSCAPADGCQNHPCQFECVPGEAGGYRCLCPVGYTLASDGRACEDTDECATGPCEQLCDNFPGGFQCRCQLGYEEDGAGGCADRDECGTAPCEHQCENTEGSYLCLCHLGFSPAEEAPQHCVDNDECQIPGVCQQMCVNYVGGFECYCTEGYELEADGISCAPLAEPPALATRQQSFYPRFRDQQEWGAEVLQVLGTDEPFSLTQEFSDPTASHSGLSPAAPHSSTGHSAPRPFTAPPATTTSPPIPSTTTAPPDLTTGPPIPSTTTLIPPTSTARPEPTDGPPVPHTSPAITPTIGPPTPSTSPPSPRSPRSPGAPASPYSMGEGDPAADRARAPLPPSEDPSTSPGGERARRKRDDRWLLVALLVPLCVFLVIMVALGIVYCTRCGARAKSRSVTQCYRWVTSAGGKGPPHPPAGAHPTTCRTSV encoded by the coding sequence ATGCTGTGTCTCTGGCTGCTCTTGACTGGGCTGGTGGGGCCAGTGCGGGGTGCCTGGCCGGGGCCCGAGGCTGCCTGGCCGGGGCTCGAGGCTGCCTGCAGCCCCGAGGGCTGCTACGTTGTCTTCTTCCAACGCCGCAGCTTCCTGGAGTCCTGGCGGAGCTGCCGGGAGCGCGGCGGGAACCTGGCCACACTCAAGCGCCACGAGGAGGCCGCCCAGGTGGCGGAGCTGCTGCAGGCCACGGGCCCGGGTACAGGGCAGCAGCGGCTCTTCTGGATCGGGCTGCAGCGCCAGCCGCGCCAGTGCTTCCCGCAGCGCCCACTGCGTGGTTTCACCTGGACCACCGGCGACCAAGACACGCTCTACACCAACTGGGCGCGGGCCGAGCCGGCCGGGGGTGCTGCTTGCTCGGCCTCGCGCTGTGTGGTGCTGAGCTATGGCCCGGCCGTGCAGGAGAATTTCCAGTGGCTGGAGGGTTCGTGCACCCTGCCCGTGGACGGCTTCCTGTGCCACTTCGGCTTCGCCGGCATGTGCCACGGGCTGGCCACGGAGGAGACGGGGCCCGTGAGCTACACGACGCCCTTCGGCCGGGTCAGCAGCGCCCTGAGCCACATCCCCTTCGGCACGGTGGCGTCCGTGGCCTGTGGCAACGCAGCCCCTGTCTCGGTGCTGTGCATGCAGCAGGACGACGGCGCCGTGGGCTGGTCCAAGGAGGAGCCCCTGtgcggggaggagcagggggactggTGCGAGGGTGACAATGGGGGCTGCCAGCAGCTGTGCGTGGACGAGGGTCCCAGCTACTCCTGCGAGTGCCACGCCGGCCACACCTTGCTGCCCGACGGGCACTCCTGCGCCCCAGCCGATGGCTGCCAGAACCACCCCTGCCAGTTTGAGTGTGTGCCAGGAGAGGCCGGAGGGTACCGGTGCTTGTGCCCCGTGGGCTACACGCTGGCCAGCGACGGGCGTGCGTGCGAGGACACGGACGAGTGTGCCACGGGCCCGTGTGAGCAGCTGTGTGACAACTTCCCCGGCGGCTTCCAGTGCCGCTGCCAGCTGGGCTACGAGGAGGACGGGGCCGGGGGCTGCGCCGACCGGGATGAATGCGGCACCGCCCCGTGCGAGCACCAGTGCGAGAACACCGAGGGCTCCTACCTGTGCTTGTGCCACCTGGGCTTCAGCCCGGCCGAGGAGGCGCCCCAGCACTGCGTCGACAACGACGAGTGCCAGATCCCCGGCGTCTGCCAGCAGATGTGCGTCAACTACGTGGGCGGCTTCGAGTGCTACTGCACCGAGGGCTACGAGCTGGAGGCTGACGGCATCAGCTGTGCCCCCCTGGCAGAGCCCCCCGCGCTGGCCACCAGGCAGCAGAGCTTCTACCCGCGCTTCAGGGACCAGCAGGAGTGGGGGGCGGAGGTGCTGCAGGTTTTGGGGACGGACGAGCCGTTCAGCCTGACCCAGGAGTTCTCCGACCCCACTGCTTCCCACTCCGgtctctctcctgcagccccGCACTCCAGCACCGGCCACTCAGCCCCTCGCCCCTTCACTGCCCCCCCAGCAACCACCACCAGCCCCCCAATCCCTTCCACAACCACTGCTCCCCCAGACCTCACCACTGGCCCCCCAATCCCCAGTACCACCACCCTGATCCCTCCCACATCCACTGCCCGCCCAGAGCCCACCGATGGCCCCCCAGTTCCTCACACGAGCCCCGCTATCACTCCCACAATtggccccccaacccccagcaccagcccccCAAGCCCCAGATCTCCAAGGTCCCCTGGTGCTCCTGCCTCACCCtacagcatgggggagggggaccctgCGGCAGACAGGGCCAGGGCTCCGCTGCCTCCTTCAGAGGACCCCAGCACCTCTCCAGGCGGGGAGCGGGCACGGAGGAAGCGGGATGACCGGTGGCTGTTGGTGGCACTGTTGGTGCCCCTCTGCGTCTTCCTGGTGATCATGGTGGCATTGGGCATCGTGTACTGCACCCGCTGCGGTGCCAGGGCCAAGAGCCGCAGCGTCACGCAGTGCTACCGCTGGGTCACCAGTGCGGGGGGCAAGGGGCCCCCGCACCCCCCTGCAGGGGCCCACCCAACCACCTGCCGGACCAGCGTCTGA
- the LOC102930625 gene encoding actin-related protein 2-B has product MDSQGRRVVVCDNGTGFVKCGFAGSNFPEHIFPALVGRPIIRSTARVGNIEIKDLMVGDEASELRSMLEVNYPMENGIVRNWDDMKYLWDYTFGPEKLNVDPRSCKILLTEPPMNPTKNREKIIEVMFETYQFEGVYIAIQAVLTLYAQGLLTGVVVDSGDGVTHICPVYEGFSLPHLTRRLDIAGRDITRYLIKLLLLRGYAFNHSADFETVRMMKEKLCYVGYNIEQEQKLAQETTVLVESYMLPDGRVIKVGGERFEAPEALFQPHLINVEGVGVAELLFNTIQAADIDTRAEFYKHIVLSGGSTMYPGLPSRLEREIKQLYLERVLKGDVEKLSKFKIRIEDPPRRKHMVFLGGAVLADIMKDKDTFWLQRAEYLEKGTRILEKLGVTVR; this is encoded by the exons tTCGTTAAGTGCGGCTTTGCCGGCTCCAACTTCCCTGAGCACATCTTCCCCGCACTGGTCGGGCGCCCCATCATCCGCTCCACCGCTCGCGTGGGCAACATCGAGATCAAG GACCTGATGGTAGGGGATGAGGCCAGCGAGCTGCGCTCCATGCTGGAGGTGAACTACCCCATGGAGAACGGCATCGTGCGCAACTGGGACGACATGAAGTACCTGTGGGACTACACCTTCGGGCCCGAGAAACTCAACGTCGACCCCCGCAGCTGTAAGATCCTGCTCACCGAGCCCCCCATGAACCCCACCAAGAACCGCGAGAAGATCATCGAG gtGATGTTCGAGACGTACCAGTTCGAAGGCGTGTATATCGCCATCCAGGCCGTGCTGACTCTCTACGCCCAGG GCCTGCTgactggggtggtggtggattctgGGGACGGTGTGACCCACATCTGCCCTGTCTACGAGggcttctccctgccccacctcactcGGCGGTTGGACATCGCGGGACGGGACATCACCCGCTACCTCATCAAG CTCCTGTTGCTGCGGGGTTACGCCTTTAACCACTCTGCGGATTTCGAGACGGTGCGGATGATGAAGGAGAAGCTCTGCTACGTGGGGTACAACATTGAGCAGGAGCAGAAGCTGGCTCAGGAGACCACAGTGCTGGTGGAGTCCTACATG ctgcccgatGGGCGTGTGATCAAGGTGGGGGGTGAGCGGTTTGAGGCGCCCGAGGCCCTATTCCAGCCCCACCTCATCAATGTGGAGGGTGTGGGTGTGGCTGAGCTGCTCTTCAACACCATCCAGGCAGCTGATATCGACACCAG ggcAGAGTTCTACAAGCACATTGTGCTGTCAGGTGGCTCCACCATgtacccgggcctgccctctcgGCTGGAGCGTGAGATCAAACAGCTCTACCTGGAGCGGGTGCTCAAGGGCGACGTGGAGAAGCTGTCG AAATTCAAGATCCGGATCGAGGACCCACCTCGGCGGAAGCACATGGTGTTCCTGGGGGGTGCCGTGTTGGCCGACATCATGAAGGACAAGGATACCTTCTGGCTGCAGCGAGCCGAGTACCTGGAAAAGGGGACCCGCATCctggagaagctgggggtcaCTGTGAGATAG